In the genome of Nitrospirae bacterium YQR-1, the window ACGAGTTTATCTCAAAGCCGTTTGACGTTGAGGAATTGCTGGTTATTATCCGGAGGGTATTGGAGGAGGCAAGGTTTGAAGAGAATCTTTCTGCCAAGCCCGACCTTGACAATGTAATGGGTACACTTTCAAATCCGCTAAGAAGACAAATTATTAAATTTTTAGATATAAATAAAAAAGCACGTTTTTCTGAAATTCTTAAAGAACTCTCCGTTGAGGATAATGCAAAAATAGCCTTTCACCTGAAAATCCTTAAAGAATCAAATATCATTGCTCAGGACAGAGACAAGCTTTATAACCTGACACAAAACGGGCAGAGAGTTTTAAAAACTCTAAAAGTTTCTGAGAAATTGTTAATAGAGTAATT includes:
- a CDS encoding response regulator, whose translation is MSNILVVDDDTDLRENLVEVLVDAGFKAEGSISASDTLNNNAVEATDVIILDLIMPGIKGMDAISEFKKLSPKVKIIVITAFATIDSAVEAIKKGADEFISKPFDVEELLVIIRRVLEEARFEENLSAKPDLDNVMGTLSNPLRRQIIKFLDINKKARFSEILKELSVEDNAKIAFHLKILKESNIIAQDRDKLYNLTQNGQRVLKTLKVSEKLLIE